One genomic segment of Nitratidesulfovibrio sp. includes these proteins:
- a CDS encoding DUF3010 family protein yields the protein MTKEKKVVLAIVPSPDDMHTAVVEFDGENPKFIQTGKEVHKFQDRAQQTDNISVAYEIIASLIKDNGVTDVHILKAMTPRKGAVSPERVKVEAAAQLAAKHAGTNDELVAPQTIAAHEKKQAKGDAPTVDQELGERFSSKPKRLAALIALKGAKE from the coding sequence ATGACGAAAGAAAAGAAAGTCGTTTTGGCTATCGTCCCCAGCCCGGACGACATGCACACTGCCGTGGTTGAATTCGACGGAGAAAACCCCAAATTTATCCAGACGGGCAAAGAAGTACACAAATTCCAAGATCGAGCACAGCAAACAGATAACATCTCAGTAGCCTATGAGATCATCGCAAGCTTGATCAAAGATAACGGCGTTACTGATGTACACATCTTAAAAGCAATGACACCACGAAAGGGTGCGGTATCGCCAGAACGTGTTAAGGTAGAAGCAGCCGCGCAACTGGCAGCAAAACACGCTGGCACGAATGACGAACTTGTTGCCCCGCAGACCATAGCTGCACACGAAAAGAAACAGGCAAAAGGCGACGCCCCCACCGTTGACCAAGAACTAGGTGAAAGGTTTTCGTCAAAGCCGAAACGCCTTGCCGCTCTTATCGCGCTTAAAGGGGCAAAAGAGTAA
- a CDS encoding enoyl-ACP reductase, translating into MLLAGKKALIFGVANNKSIAYGISKEFKDQGAQLAFSYVGEAIQKRVEPICQELGGDFTFPCDVTDDAQVAAAAEMVREKWGTVDVIVHSVAFAHRDDLHGRYIDTTRDGFKLALDVSAYSLVALCKAFEPLLNPGASVLTMTYYGAQKVITNYNVMGVAKAALEASVRYLAVDLGAKGVRINGLSAGPIKTLAASGISGFKQILDHIEEHSPMRRNVTTEDVGRAAVFLASDLSSAMTGEVMFVDSGYNVMGI; encoded by the coding sequence ATGCTGCTCGCAGGAAAGAAGGCTCTGATCTTCGGCGTGGCCAACAACAAGAGCATTGCCTATGGCATTTCCAAGGAATTCAAGGACCAGGGCGCCCAGTTGGCCTTCAGCTACGTGGGCGAGGCCATCCAGAAGCGCGTGGAGCCCATCTGCCAGGAACTGGGCGGCGACTTCACCTTCCCCTGTGACGTCACCGACGACGCGCAGGTGGCTGCCGCCGCCGAAATGGTGCGCGAGAAGTGGGGCACCGTGGACGTCATCGTCCATTCCGTGGCCTTTGCCCACCGCGACGACCTGCATGGCCGCTACATCGACACCACCCGCGACGGCTTCAAGCTGGCGCTGGACGTTTCCGCCTACTCGCTGGTGGCGCTGTGCAAGGCCTTCGAGCCGCTGCTGAACCCCGGCGCCTCGGTGCTGACCATGACCTACTACGGCGCGCAGAAGGTCATCACCAACTACAACGTCATGGGCGTGGCCAAGGCCGCGCTGGAAGCCTCCGTCCGCTACCTGGCCGTGGACCTGGGCGCCAAGGGCGTGCGCATTAACGGTCTGAGCGCCGGTCCCATCAAGACCCTGGCCGCCTCGGGCATTTCGGGCTTCAAGCAGATCCTGGACCACATCGAGGAACATTCGCCCATGCGCCGCAACGTGACTACCGAGGACGTGGGCCGCGCCGCCGTGTTCCTGGCTTCCGACCTGTCGTCCGCCATGACGGGCGAGGTGATGTTTGTGGATTCCGGCTACAACGTCATGGGCATCTAG
- a CDS encoding phosphoribosylaminoimidazolesuccinocarboxamide synthase: MQVVTQTDIKEYPLLSRGKVRDIYEIDAQTLLIVTTDRMSAFDVIMGEPIPYKGVILNSITLFWMNRFAGLVKNHLIEHDVNRFPAPLAPYRDMLEGRAVIVKKAKPLPVECIVRGHITGSGWKDYKATGAVCGHKLPAGLLESAKLETPLFTPSTKAELGEHDENISIEQAAKLLGDDLAAKVQELAIAIFSQGREYAEGRGIIIADTKFEFGLVDGEVILIDEVLTPDSSRFWPAAGYAPGKGQPSFDKQYLRDWLASQPWDKTPPPPALPEHVIAETGKKYREAYEILTGQKLAV; the protein is encoded by the coding sequence ATGCAGGTCGTCACGCAAACCGACATCAAGGAATACCCGCTGCTTTCGCGGGGCAAGGTCCGCGACATCTATGAGATCGACGCGCAGACCCTGCTCATCGTCACCACCGACCGCATGTCGGCCTTTGACGTGATCATGGGCGAGCCCATCCCCTACAAGGGCGTGATCCTGAACAGCATCACCCTGTTCTGGATGAACCGCTTCGCCGGGCTGGTGAAGAACCACCTGATCGAGCACGACGTGAACCGCTTTCCCGCGCCGCTCGCCCCTTACCGCGACATGCTGGAAGGCCGCGCCGTCATCGTGAAGAAGGCCAAGCCCCTGCCGGTGGAATGCATCGTGCGCGGGCACATCACCGGCTCCGGCTGGAAGGACTACAAGGCCACCGGCGCGGTGTGCGGCCACAAGCTGCCCGCCGGGCTGCTGGAATCGGCCAAGCTGGAAACCCCGCTGTTCACCCCCTCGACCAAGGCGGAACTGGGCGAGCACGACGAGAACATCAGCATCGAGCAGGCCGCGAAGCTGCTGGGCGACGACCTGGCCGCCAAGGTGCAGGAACTTGCCATCGCCATTTTCTCGCAGGGGCGCGAATACGCCGAGGGGCGCGGCATCATCATTGCCGACACCAAGTTCGAGTTCGGGCTGGTGGATGGCGAGGTGATCCTGATCGACGAGGTGCTGACCCCCGATTCGTCGCGCTTCTGGCCCGCCGCGGGGTACGCGCCCGGCAAGGGCCAGCCCAGCTTCGACAAGCAGTACCTGCGCGACTGGCTGGCCTCGCAGCCGTGGGACAAGACCCCGCCGCCCCCGGCCTTGCCGGAGCACGTCATTGCCGAGACGGGGAAGAAGTACCGCGAGGCGTATGAGATTTTGACCGGCCAGAAGCTGGCCGTCTAG
- the hisD gene encoding histidinol dehydrogenase — protein sequence MPCRTLFLRSVDDWKELQALLAGRDNPGDTVEPAVREILDTVRTGGDAALADYTSRFDCPGFDAARIRVDEDEIAAALAEVGPDDRAIIAEAAANIRAFHEAQKERSWFTTRPDGSVLGQMVTPVDRAGLYVPGGQGGNTPLISSLLMNAIPAQVAGVPEIAVISPPRKDGTLNPFILAAAHHLGITEVHRAGSAWAIAALAFGTETVRPVDVIAGPGNIWVTTAKRLLIGRVGIDMIAGPSEILILADHTARADWVAADMLSQAEHDPLASSICITDSPALVDALKLELVAQCDTLPRADIARKALADWGAIVVVPDMATGVAISNMIAPEHLEVLTKDPWALLGTIRHAGAVFLGGWSPEPVGDYYAGPNHVLPTMGTARFSSALSVQTFCKRTSVISATAAFTRGHAASIARLARLEGLEAHARSAESRNK from the coding sequence ATGCCCTGCCGTACGCTCTTCCTCCGGTCGGTGGATGACTGGAAGGAACTGCAGGCCCTGCTCGCGGGACGCGACAACCCCGGCGACACCGTGGAACCCGCCGTCCGCGAGATTCTGGATACCGTCCGCACCGGGGGCGATGCCGCCCTGGCCGACTACACCAGCCGTTTCGACTGTCCCGGCTTCGACGCCGCGCGCATCCGCGTGGATGAAGACGAAATCGCCGCCGCCCTCGCAGAGGTCGGCCCCGACGACCGGGCCATCATTGCCGAAGCCGCCGCCAACATCCGCGCCTTTCACGAGGCGCAGAAGGAGCGGTCGTGGTTCACCACCCGGCCCGATGGTTCGGTGCTGGGGCAGATGGTCACCCCCGTGGACCGCGCCGGGCTGTACGTGCCCGGCGGGCAGGGCGGCAACACCCCGCTCATTTCCAGCCTGCTGATGAACGCCATTCCGGCCCAGGTGGCCGGGGTGCCGGAAATCGCCGTCATTTCGCCGCCCCGCAAGGACGGCACGCTGAACCCGTTCATTCTTGCCGCCGCGCACCACCTGGGCATTACCGAGGTGCACCGCGCGGGCAGCGCCTGGGCCATCGCCGCCCTGGCCTTCGGCACTGAAACGGTGCGCCCCGTGGATGTCATCGCCGGGCCGGGCAACATCTGGGTGACCACGGCCAAGCGGCTGCTTATCGGCAGGGTGGGCATAGACATGATCGCCGGGCCCAGCGAAATCCTGATCCTGGCCGACCACACCGCCCGCGCGGACTGGGTGGCTGCCGACATGCTGTCGCAGGCCGAGCACGACCCGCTGGCCTCGTCCATCTGCATTACCGATTCGCCCGCGCTGGTGGACGCGCTGAAGCTGGAACTGGTCGCCCAGTGCGACACGCTGCCCCGCGCGGACATTGCCCGCAAGGCGCTGGCCGACTGGGGCGCCATAGTGGTGGTGCCCGACATGGCCACCGGGGTCGCCATCAGCAATATGATCGCGCCGGAGCATCTGGAAGTGCTGACCAAGGACCCGTGGGCGCTGCTGGGCACCATCCGTCATGCCGGGGCCGTGTTTCTGGGCGGCTGGTCGCCGGAACCGGTGGGCGACTACTACGCCGGTCCCAACCACGTGCTGCCCACCATGGGCACGGCGCGCTTTTCGTCCGCGCTTTCGGTGCAGACCTTCTGCAAGCGCACCAGCGTCATTTCGGCCACCGCCGCGTTCACGCGCGGGCATGCCGCCTCCATCGCGCGGCTGGCACGGCTGGAAGGGCTGGAGGCGCACGCCCGCTCGGCGGAATCGCGCAACAAGTAG
- a CDS encoding methylated-DNA--[protein]-cysteine S-methyltransferase, with translation MSHPRSATPRRRAALDIPDTALFDEVRERLVAGPLSLILHWRAHNGQDRLREISMSWDGAALASAPATRDGWANPRPDAWPDLPAGPVTAHGRAVQAALADYVAGKPVRWPNLPLLLDGLTPFTRDVLLALRDKVPHGQITTYGGLAALAGRPGAARGVGQIMARNPWPLVIPCHRVLGGSGRNIRLHGFGASGLPMKRWLLLLEGAIDDTMKD, from the coding sequence ATGTCGCACCCCCGTTCCGCCACTCCCCGCCGCCGCGCCGCGCTCGACATCCCCGACACCGCACTGTTCGACGAGGTGCGCGAACGGCTGGTGGCCGGGCCGCTTTCGCTGATCCTGCACTGGCGCGCACACAACGGGCAGGACAGGCTGCGCGAAATTTCCATGAGTTGGGACGGCGCGGCGCTGGCTTCCGCGCCCGCTACGCGCGACGGCTGGGCCAACCCGCGCCCGGACGCCTGGCCCGACCTGCCCGCAGGGCCGGTCACCGCGCATGGCCGCGCCGTGCAGGCCGCACTGGCCGACTACGTGGCCGGAAAGCCAGTCCGTTGGCCCAACCTGCCCTTGCTGCTGGACGGGCTGACCCCTTTCACCCGCGACGTGTTGCTGGCCCTGCGCGACAAGGTACCGCACGGGCAGATCACCACCTATGGCGGGTTGGCCGCACTGGCGGGCCGCCCCGGCGCGGCGCGCGGGGTGGGGCAGATCATGGCGCGCAACCCGTGGCCGCTGGTGATTCCCTGCCACCGGGTGCTGGGCGGCTCTGGCCGCAATATCCGGCTACACGGCTTCGGCGCGTCCGGCCTGCCCATGAAGCGCTGGTTGCTGCTGCTGGAAGGGGCCATCGACGACACCATGAAGGACTGA